A genomic region of Runella rosea contains the following coding sequences:
- a CDS encoding YceI family protein: MKKITLVATALLMSFATFAQTWKVDKAHAKVGFTVTHLLMSEVDGNFKAFDATITSSKEDFSDAVFEVSADISSIDTDNEMRDNDLKSEKHFDAAKFPKFSFKSTSISKVADKKYKLKGDLTLKGVTKPITLDLALTGTGMNGRTKKPKAGFKITGIIKRTDFGVGSMPAAVVGEDVELRAVGEFEQM, encoded by the coding sequence ATGAAAAAAATCACTTTAGTAGCCACGGCCCTTTTGATGTCATTCGCCACTTTTGCCCAAACATGGAAAGTTGACAAAGCGCACGCAAAAGTAGGTTTTACCGTAACCCACTTATTGATGTCGGAAGTAGATGGTAATTTCAAAGCATTTGATGCTACCATTACCTCCTCAAAAGAGGATTTTTCGGATGCGGTTTTTGAAGTTTCTGCCGATATAAGCAGCATCGATACCGACAATGAGATGCGTGATAATGACCTCAAAAGCGAAAAGCACTTTGACGCCGCCAAATTTCCAAAGTTTAGCTTCAAGAGCACTTCAATCTCTAAAGTAGCTGACAAAAAATACAAATTAAAAGGCGACTTAACGCTTAAAGGTGTAACAAAACCGATTACGCTTGATTTAGCATTGACTGGAACAGGTATGAATGGCCGTACAAAAAAGCCAAAAGCAGGTTTTAAAATCACGGGTATCATCAAACGCACTGATTTTGGGGTAGGTAGTATGCCGGCCGCCGTAGTGGGTGAAGATGTAGAACTGCGCGCTGTTGGTGAGTTTGAGCAAATGTAA
- a CDS encoding MBL fold metallo-hydrolase, translating into MNLHVIDAGHFKLDGGAMFGVVPKTIWNRMITADENNLCSWDMRCLLVEEGNRLMLIDTGMGDKQDPKWQSYYYRHGEGDLVKSIEKAGFGAHEITDVIFSHLHFDHCGGGVKWNSNRSGYELTFPKAHYWTHSEHWQTANFPNAREKATFFKENILPIQEAGQLYFSDKIENPFGTNVQPLYVDGHTEKMTMLKIAYKGQTVVFMADTIPSHAHLPVPYVMGYDVRPLETMKEKEALLKEALDNNYILFFDHDPLHDCCTVEMTEKGIRVKNKGLLTDFI; encoded by the coding sequence ATGAATTTACACGTCATTGATGCCGGACATTTCAAACTCGACGGAGGCGCTATGTTTGGAGTTGTGCCCAAAACAATCTGGAATCGGATGATTACCGCCGACGAAAACAACCTTTGCTCCTGGGACATGCGCTGTTTGCTCGTCGAAGAAGGCAATCGACTCATGCTCATTGATACAGGAATGGGTGATAAACAAGACCCCAAATGGCAGTCGTACTACTACCGCCACGGTGAAGGAGACTTGGTGAAGTCCATCGAAAAAGCAGGTTTTGGGGCGCACGAAATCACGGATGTCATTTTTTCACACCTTCATTTTGACCATTGCGGCGGCGGGGTCAAGTGGAATTCTAACCGTAGTGGCTACGAGCTGACGTTTCCGAAGGCGCATTATTGGACACATTCGGAGCATTGGCAAACGGCCAATTTTCCCAACGCTCGCGAGAAAGCGACGTTTTTCAAAGAAAATATTTTACCAATTCAGGAAGCAGGACAATTGTATTTTTCGGATAAAATAGAAAACCCCTTCGGGACAAATGTACAGCCCCTCTATGTAGATGGGCACACCGAAAAAATGACCATGTTGAAGATCGCCTACAAGGGCCAAACGGTGGTTTTTATGGCTGATACAATTCCTTCACACGCGCATTTGCCAGTACCATACGTGATGGGCTACGACGTGCGCCCGCTCGAAACCATGAAGGAAAAAGAAGCGCTACTCAAAGAAGCATTGGACAATAATTATATTCTGTTTTTTGACCACGACCCGCTTCACGATTGTTGTACGGTAGAAATGACCGAGAAAGGCATTCGGGTAAAGAACAAAGGCTTGCTTACTGATTTTATATAA
- a CDS encoding Uma2 family endonuclease, whose product MTAVLVNEWMNGDTEPFTLELADEMDDKAFYKFCRRNDHLRFERNPDGTILIMPNTGGKTGKRNSEINFELVLWNRQHKKGVVFDSSTAFKLPNFATRSPDAAWISDERWNSLNEDEQERFPPIAPDFVVELMSASDILKKAQEKMHEYIENGVQLAWLIQPSTQTVFIYRIDGTISKVIDFDNKLSGENVLPEFEFLLKLLL is encoded by the coding sequence ATGACTGCCGTACTTGTCAATGAGTGGATGAATGGGGATACCGAACCCTTTACGTTGGAATTGGCCGATGAAATGGACGACAAAGCATTCTATAAATTTTGCCGCCGCAATGACCACCTTCGTTTTGAACGCAATCCCGACGGGACCATTTTAATTATGCCTAATACTGGAGGAAAAACAGGAAAAAGAAATTCGGAAATCAATTTTGAATTGGTTTTATGGAATCGTCAACATAAAAAGGGAGTCGTGTTCGACTCTTCAACTGCTTTCAAACTTCCCAATTTTGCTACCCGCTCACCCGATGCGGCGTGGATTAGCGACGAGCGTTGGAACAGCCTGAATGAGGACGAACAAGAGCGTTTTCCTCCCATTGCCCCAGATTTTGTGGTGGAACTGATGTCGGCAAGTGATATTCTGAAAAAAGCCCAGGAAAAAATGCACGAATACATCGAAAACGGGGTGCAACTGGCATGGCTTATTCAACCAAGCACTCAAACCGTATTTATTTATCGAATAGATGGAACGATTAGCAAAGTAATTGATTTTGACAATAAACTATCGGGAGAGAATGTCTTACCCGAATTTGAGTTTTTACTAAAATTGCTGCTCTAA
- a CDS encoding response regulator transcription factor yields MTHDTKKILIVEDDSRIAQNISKGLREKGFETEIAYDGLIGSKIATANHFDLVILDINLPSMNGYEVCKLIRQRDPNVPVLMLTALGEPDDKIEGFNVGADDYIVKPFDFRELLARVNVFLKRSQSDADNTGGNILRVADLEINTDTKIVVRANHAIDLTPKELALLEYLVRNKGRVVSKTDIAEKVWDMNFDSGTNVVEVYINFLRKKIDRDFDTKLIHTKSGMGYVLKEDS; encoded by the coding sequence ATGACCCACGACACCAAAAAAATCCTCATCGTAGAAGATGACTCCCGTATTGCCCAAAACATAAGTAAAGGACTTCGTGAAAAAGGTTTTGAAACGGAGATTGCGTATGATGGACTCATTGGTAGTAAAATTGCCACCGCTAACCATTTTGATTTGGTCATTTTAGACATCAATTTGCCGTCTATGAACGGCTACGAAGTGTGTAAACTGATTCGTCAGCGTGATCCCAATGTGCCTGTTTTGATGCTCACGGCCCTTGGCGAGCCCGACGATAAAATCGAAGGATTCAATGTGGGAGCCGATGATTATATCGTCAAACCGTTTGATTTTCGGGAGTTGTTGGCGCGCGTTAACGTATTTCTCAAACGCTCCCAGTCAGATGCTGACAACACGGGCGGTAACATTTTGCGCGTGGCCGACCTTGAAATAAATACCGATACCAAGATTGTGGTCCGGGCCAATCATGCCATCGACCTTACCCCCAAAGAGTTGGCGCTTTTGGAATATTTGGTGCGCAACAAAGGACGCGTTGTTTCCAAAACCGATATTGCCGAAAAGGTTTGGGACATGAATTTTGACAGCGGAACCAACGTAGTGGAAGTGTACATTAATTTTCTACGGAAGAAAATAGACCGTGATTTTGACACCAAACTGATTCATACCAAATCAGGAATGGGGTACGTTTTAAAAGAAGATTCGTAA
- a CDS encoding M3 family metallopeptidase, with product MKTYILAASLLFSSIAFAQNPSSMSSNPLLQPFNTPHQTAPYDKIKPEHFLPALKESMAEGRKEINALINNPAKPTFENTILALEQGGGNVGKVSSVLFHLNGAETNPEIQKTIREASPMLTEYGNDITLNDKLFARVKAVWDQRDKLKLDTESAMLLEKTYKSFSRNGANLNDADKEKLRGINKDLSQLSIKFAENNLAETNEYALSVTDEKDLAGLPDFVKEGAKAAAKKMNKEGWVFTLQAPSYGPFMQYAENRDLRKKLFLAFNARGFGGGKNDNQANIAQIVKLRYDKAKLLGYETWADYMLEERMANSKQIVTDFLNDVKKYAEPAAAKELAELTAYAKKNGFTEDKLQRWDVSYYSEKLKKEKYAINDELLKPYFKLENVLDGIFTLTNKLYGITFKENKEIAGWHPEVKTYEVFDKDGKFLAVWYGDYFPRPGKRAGAWNNSIQDQWVENGKEFRPHVVNVCNFSRPTDSKPSLLSFSEVTTLFHEFGHALHGMLANGKYQTTSGTSVAWDFVELPSQIMENFAEEPEVLRIFARHYQTGEVIPQEYIDKIRASSNFMAGLANMRQVGLGMIDMAWHSTVPNGETVVQIEEKADVGAKLYPKTEGTSVSTAFSHIFAGGYSSGYYSYKWSEVLDADAFELFKEKGIFNQEVAQSFRDNVLSKGGSEKPMVLYKRFRGREPKPEAMLKRAGLAL from the coding sequence ATGAAAACCTATATTTTAGCGGCAAGCCTGCTCTTTAGTAGCATTGCTTTTGCACAAAACCCGAGTAGTATGAGTTCAAATCCCTTGTTGCAGCCGTTTAATACCCCCCACCAAACGGCTCCTTATGACAAAATTAAGCCAGAGCATTTTTTGCCAGCGCTCAAAGAATCCATGGCTGAAGGGCGCAAAGAAATCAATGCGCTTATCAATAATCCGGCCAAACCTACTTTCGAAAACACCATTCTTGCCCTTGAGCAGGGCGGTGGAAATGTAGGGAAAGTAAGCAGTGTTTTGTTTCACCTTAATGGGGCCGAAACCAATCCTGAAATCCAGAAAACCATTCGGGAAGCCTCGCCGATGCTGACCGAGTACGGCAATGACATTACGCTCAATGACAAGCTTTTTGCGCGGGTAAAAGCCGTTTGGGACCAACGCGATAAGCTGAAATTGGATACTGAAAGTGCGATGTTGTTGGAAAAAACCTACAAAAGCTTCTCGCGCAACGGTGCCAATTTGAACGACGCCGACAAAGAAAAACTTCGCGGAATCAACAAGGATTTGTCGCAGTTGTCCATCAAATTTGCCGAAAATAACTTGGCTGAAACCAACGAATATGCCCTCTCGGTTACCGACGAAAAAGACTTGGCTGGTTTGCCTGATTTTGTGAAAGAAGGAGCCAAAGCGGCGGCTAAAAAAATGAATAAAGAAGGCTGGGTGTTTACGTTGCAAGCCCCGAGTTATGGGCCGTTTATGCAATACGCCGAAAATCGCGATCTTCGTAAAAAACTCTTTTTAGCATTCAACGCGCGCGGATTTGGCGGAGGTAAAAACGATAATCAAGCCAATATCGCCCAAATCGTCAAACTTCGTTATGACAAGGCCAAGTTGCTGGGCTACGAAACTTGGGCTGACTATATGCTAGAAGAACGCATGGCCAACAGCAAGCAAATTGTCACGGACTTTCTGAATGACGTGAAGAAGTACGCCGAACCCGCCGCCGCCAAAGAATTGGCTGAATTGACGGCTTATGCCAAGAAAAACGGTTTTACGGAAGACAAACTTCAGCGTTGGGATGTGTCGTATTATTCTGAAAAACTGAAAAAAGAAAAATACGCCATCAACGACGAATTGTTGAAGCCTTACTTCAAACTCGAAAACGTACTGGATGGTATTTTTACGTTGACCAATAAGCTGTACGGCATCACGTTCAAAGAAAATAAAGAAATTGCGGGCTGGCATCCAGAAGTGAAGACTTACGAAGTATTTGACAAAGACGGCAAATTTTTGGCCGTTTGGTACGGAGATTATTTCCCACGCCCTGGCAAACGTGCTGGCGCGTGGAATAATAGTATTCAGGACCAGTGGGTTGAAAACGGTAAAGAGTTTCGTCCGCACGTGGTCAATGTGTGTAACTTCTCGCGACCAACGGACAGCAAGCCTTCGTTGTTGTCATTCAGCGAAGTAACCACGCTTTTCCATGAATTTGGGCATGCCTTACACGGGATGCTGGCGAACGGCAAATATCAAACTACCTCTGGAACGAGCGTGGCGTGGGACTTTGTAGAGTTGCCGAGTCAAATCATGGAAAACTTTGCCGAAGAGCCCGAAGTATTACGGATTTTTGCAAGACATTATCAAACTGGTGAAGTGATTCCGCAGGAATACATTGACAAAATCCGTGCTAGTTCTAATTTTATGGCGGGCCTTGCCAATATGCGCCAAGTAGGATTGGGCATGATTGATATGGCGTGGCACAGTACAGTTCCTAACGGTGAAACTGTGGTGCAAATCGAAGAAAAGGCCGACGTAGGCGCTAAACTATACCCTAAAACCGAAGGAACGAGCGTGAGCACGGCGTTTAGTCATATTTTTGCGGGGGGCTATTCGTCTGGTTATTATAGCTACAAATGGTCGGAAGTGTTGGATGCCGATGCGTTTGAGTTGTTCAAAGAAAAAGGCATTTTCAATCAAGAAGTGGCGCAATCATTCCGGGATAATGTACTCTCAAAAGGCGGCAGCGAAAAGCCAATGGTGCTTTATAAGCGCTTCCGTGGCCGTGAGCCCAAACCCGAAGCAATGCTGAAACGGGCTGGGCTGGCCTTGTAA
- a CDS encoding pyridoxal phosphate-dependent decarboxylase family protein: protein MNLTQAYSPEHFRQEAHQLVDTLADYLSNAQNQTLKTVIPYRLPEDNLEVWQQDFEGGKGNLLAFFEKVIQQSTHLHHPRYMGHQVSPPLPIAALTGLLTGMLNNGMAVYEMGLVSNPLERILSDLLANKIGFTAQASGLLTSGGTLANLTALLAARAAKAPTDVWEEGHSGRLAVMVSEEAHYCIDRAARIMGMGSEGIIKIPTNERFQLRTELLEDYYQQASNKGLTVIAVIGSACSTSTGSYDDLQTIGEFCAQHNLWFHVDGAHGGAVVFSEKYKSLVAGINLADSVVIDWHKMLMTPALATALIFKNVDDSFKTFHQKAQYLWANQGSQEWFNSGKRTFECTKLMMSVKIYSILKAYGEEIFAENVDTLHDLAHDFVGILQANPRFELGVEPQSNIVCFRFVGARQTPESYNSVNAVIRQRLLEEGNFYIVQTTLREKLYLRVSLMNPLTKKEDLIALLAEIENIATTIG from the coding sequence ATGAATCTGACACAAGCCTATTCGCCAGAACATTTTCGCCAAGAAGCCCACCAATTGGTAGATACGCTGGCGGACTATCTTTCGAATGCCCAAAATCAAACCCTAAAAACGGTGATTCCATACCGTTTACCTGAAGACAACCTAGAAGTTTGGCAACAGGACTTTGAGGGGGGAAAAGGTAATCTATTGGCGTTTTTTGAGAAGGTAATCCAGCAATCCACGCATTTGCATCACCCCCGCTACATGGGCCATCAAGTATCACCTCCTTTACCCATTGCAGCATTGACGGGGCTTCTGACTGGAATGCTCAACAACGGCATGGCAGTGTATGAAATGGGGCTGGTATCCAATCCATTAGAGCGAATTTTGAGTGATTTACTAGCCAATAAAATCGGCTTCACTGCCCAAGCCTCTGGCTTGTTAACCTCTGGAGGCACCTTAGCCAATCTGACGGCCTTGTTGGCAGCCCGTGCTGCTAAAGCCCCCACCGATGTATGGGAAGAAGGCCACAGCGGGCGCTTGGCCGTGATGGTTTCGGAAGAAGCCCACTACTGCATCGACAGGGCGGCACGTATCATGGGAATGGGCAGCGAAGGCATCATAAAAATTCCGACAAACGAACGTTTTCAACTACGCACCGAACTCTTGGAAGACTATTACCAACAAGCTTCTAACAAGGGCTTAACCGTTATTGCGGTCATCGGCAGCGCCTGCTCCACCTCCACAGGCTCGTACGACGATTTGCAGACAATCGGCGAATTTTGCGCTCAACACAACCTTTGGTTTCACGTCGACGGGGCGCACGGTGGTGCGGTGGTCTTTTCCGAAAAATACAAATCATTGGTCGCAGGCATCAACCTTGCCGATTCGGTCGTGATTGATTGGCACAAAATGCTCATGACACCTGCGCTAGCCACGGCGCTTATTTTCAAAAACGTCGACGATTCCTTCAAAACCTTTCACCAAAAAGCGCAGTATTTGTGGGCTAATCAGGGTTCACAAGAATGGTTCAACTCAGGCAAACGCACCTTTGAATGTACCAAACTGATGATGAGCGTCAAAATATATTCCATTTTGAAAGCCTACGGCGAAGAAATTTTTGCCGAAAACGTAGACACACTTCACGATTTAGCGCATGATTTCGTCGGAATACTACAAGCCAATCCACGTTTTGAATTAGGCGTTGAGCCACAAAGCAATATCGTTTGTTTTCGGTTTGTGGGAGCGCGTCAAACCCCAGAATCCTACAATTCAGTCAACGCGGTCATCAGGCAACGATTATTGGAAGAGGGCAATTTTTATATTGTTCAAACCACTCTGCGTGAAAAGCTATATTTACGGGTATCGTTGATGAATCCCCTCACAAAAAAGGAAGATTTAATAGCACTTTTGGCGGAGATTGAAAATATCGCGACAACTATTGGGTAG